Below is a window of Halobacillus amylolyticus DNA.
AAGGTCAATTAGCACGCACGACTCGTGATCAATATGGAGAAGCCCTGCATGCCTATACGATTAAAAATGCATTAGAAGATGGTGCTGTTTTAGGGTTTCAAGTAGAACATGAAGATACGATTGAACCAACATCACTAAATAATTATATTTTTGACCAACTCCGTCAAAATGCAAAATATGATTCTACTAATGATGAAATAAATGATTTGATTGATCAAATGGATGGCATAGAAAAGGAAACATATATTGAACCCTCTTCTTTTGAAAGGGATGAACATATCCAAAAGGTCATTCATAAGATTTTCAGGCCAGATAACGCTTATTCGAAATTTGATTTCCAAAATGGTCGCCCACAAAAATCTTCCATATTAACAACAAGTTCTATTGATATGGCGAAACGTTATTATCATGCAATCAAAGAAATGACTAAAAATCCAGAGTGGTTAAATAAAGAATTTGCTGAACACCCAATACGAAAAGGACGTACAATTGAAGACTCGGACTTTCCTCGGATTGCCATTACCTATTCGTTACAAGAAAACGAAGAGAATGCGACACAAAACCAAGATGAAATGAAAGAAATCATCAAGGACTATAATGATTATTACGATACAGCATGGTCCATAGAGGATATGGAACGATATAATGGCGATATTAATAATCGTTTGGCTCGTAAGAAAGCAGAATTTAAAGAGTTTGGAAAACAAATTGACCTTGTCATTGTTGTAGACCGTTTATTAACTGGCTTTGATGCACCAACCGTTCAAACGTTATTTGTCGATCGAAATTTAAGTTACGCCAATTTAATTCAAGCTTTTTCCCGAACCAATCGAACATATCCAGAAAAAACAAAGGGATTAATAGTAACCTTTCGAAAACCTTATACTATGGAGCAGAATGTACAAGAAGCAACGAAGTTATATTCTCGAGAACAAGAAGAGTCTACACTTATTTATCCTACGTATGATGAGTCAAAGAAACGATTCAAAAAGGCTCACAAAACATTAAAATCCGTCGTCCCAAATCCAAACGATATAAACGAACACTCACCTCTTGATACTCGGATTGAATTTGTAAAGACATTTCAAGAGCTAAATAATTCCTACGAAGCGTTAGTAACGTATAATGAATATAACGATGAAGTGGAACAATCAAAAGCACTTCAAAATCAAGTGCTGACGATAGAAGAATATATCGGCGTATATAACACAATTAAAGGTTCGCTAGTCGATGAACAGGACACCGATGAACCAGAACCAGATTTCTCCGATATTGAATTCTACGGAGAAAACGCGATTAAGATTTATGATATTGACTCAACCTACATTGATAAGTTATTAGAAACATACTCAGCCAATAATAAGAATATCCGTGACGATATTGAAAAGGCACTTCAAAAACTAGAGAAATCAGAAATTGTTAAAAATGTATACCGTGCGATTTTAAATGCTATTGATGCTGAAGAAGTAGATACAGATGAAGATATTTTTATTGTAAAGCGAGGATTTTTTACTGAAGCACGCAATAAAGCGATTGAAGAATTTGCAAATACCTGGTTTGTGGAAGAAAATGATCTGCATTTATCTGCGATCCAATACTTGATAGGAATTGACCCTATTCCGAATATTGGCAGTATCATCAACAGCAAGCAATTTGACAAGTATAAAGCTGTTAATCCTGATGCAAAACCATTGAAGTACGGACCAGAAATGAAACGTCAGTGGAGAAAGACATTAGATGAAGTCATTATACCTTTAGATGACGAGTTGAGATAAGATTGTTTTGAAATAATAAACAAAATATATAGTCATAGGTCAACTGCAAATCTGTGTAGTTGACCTATATACTGTATCCGAAAAATGCTAAGGCGGAAATTGAAACAACTAAGCGATAACATCTTTTCATATACTATTCATCATTCGTTTAAAAGTAGTTCAGCTCCTTTTTAACCCCATAAATGGTATTTATCGCCACACCAAAAGTACAGGAGGGTTGTTGTGGTATCAGTTACTCAAAGAGTTTCCAAAGTTAAACAACCAAGAGGAGGATATATAAAACCAAAAGAATTTGTTGTTACAGATCTATTAGATAATGATATTTTAAACGAAAGTGAAAATATCCACGGCGGTTTAGTTGGATTAGCAGTAGATTATTTAACAAGGTTTTTAAGTGGTGCACCAATTGAAAAGACATTTAAAATTTCATTGATGGGAGCATCCAATGTTAATGAGCTTGAATTAGCGAATGATCTATTGCTCGATATAAAGAGTACAGACGATACTTCAATTGAAAGTGCATGTAAAATGGTTGGGTTTGATGTAGCGTATCGAGTAGGAGTGCCGGGGTATAAACCAGTAGAACTTATTAATCCTGATGAAGAAACAATTACTAATATAAGGATTATGGTGAATAGAGGATTGAATTTTTTCAAACTTTATGGCCCCGTTATAAAGGATGGCTTTACTTTAGAAGGTGGATATACGTCTTCCATTGCCACTGGTGATGGCGATTTTTTGACAGACAATACATTATGGGATTTTAAAGTTTCAAAATCAGCACCGACTAACAAGCATACATTACAGCTGCTCATATATTATTTAATGGGTGTTCGTTCTATTCATTCTGAATTCAAACAAATTGAGAATTTAGGGATATTTAACCCTCGTTTAAATAAAGTCTATTTGTTATCTGTAAGCACAATATCTAATGAGATTATCAACGAAGTTAATACTACTGTCATAGGATATTGATGATTTTTCCTTTAATCAGTTTTTATTACGGGGTATCAGGGTTTATTCCAAAATCGGGTGCAATTCTGAAGTAAAGGATTGCACTTTTATTAATGTATCGGGCAGATTTGCTTATAATTACGAGGTGGGGGAGAAATCTCCTCGTTTCAGATATTTAGTAAAGTCTACCTGACCTTAATTTTTCTGTCCAACTGAGTGTAGCCGATCTAAACCTAAGCAGTTCACGGAAAGGTATTTTCCTCACATTAAATAACATAAATTAAAAACGCACTAAAACAACATAAAAATAAAACAGGTCAGCTAAAGCTCCCCTGATCAATTATTCTTTTTTTCCTCTACTTCACTCTGATTTGGTGATTTAACTAATACAACTTTACCTGAGGAGACCTCTGTCTTTGTGATTTTTTTCACAAAAACTGAAGGCTGTCCACTAACGAATTTTAGACCATCATTATTCTGTGTAATTCTTTCTATTAAAAATGTCCTCATAAAATGATAACCAGGGGTGTCTTCATCCTCATCAACCCCTATATTTACACAAACTCCATGTGTAATATCATAAATAAGCATCTTACATTTAATTGCATTATGAATGATTTTATATTCCAGTATCACTTCCGATGATTCTAAAGCATGTGGGATTAAATAAAAAAAGATAAGCTTATCCTTTATACTTTTAAATTTACTTTTACCACTGCGCCTATGCTTTAAATTTTTTAGATGTTGGAAAGTTATTTCTCCATCATCAATACGTCTGTACCCCAGTTCACCCTTATACCTCTTTAGAACTGCTTCATTTCTATATACATTTTTAGCTACAGTCTCTACACCAATTAGGTGGCAAAAATGCTCTTTTTCAAAATTCAAATCTATGACTTGTCCATCTTCTAACTCATAAGTGAAGGAATATGGCTTTAAATATTCTTCATAGTATTCTAAAAGAAGCTTCATGCTTATTTTACTAATGTTTGGCTTTTCCGATAATTTATGTAAACCTTTAACACCAAGCATATTTTCACCCTAACGTGGTTATTTTACTATATTTTAGCAGATTACTAATTTCAAAGTAACATATAAAAGAAAAGGCCCTTAATGTAGGCTTACGCCATCACCAAGGGCCTGTAAATTTAAATCAATTTAATTGGGCAGCATATCTTGCATGCTTTCCGGTTCATTTTAAGGCCTCTACCGGCAAGGCACCTGAAGCTACCCGTTCAGGCGAGAACCAATCTTTCAGATCCTCCTGTTATATTACTATTACCACAATACAATAAAAATACTCTTATTTCAATAAAAAAGTTGCTAAAATAGGTCAATTTCGGATCAAGATGATGACGTATTTACATTAAAATCTGTAGGAGTAAATAACTTTAATCGATTGTATCTTTTTACTCAAAGCTATATAATCATGCAATAATGATACAAGGAAGGTGATGAATATGGATCAAGACATGGAAAGTATCTTGATAAAGTGTATTACTTTCCCCCTTGTTTTAAAAGTTTTTAAGCATGATAAGAAGCTCTTTCACGATTTTAAGACAAAAAATGTGTATTTAGATAAATTAGATTCTGTTATGGAGTCCGTACAATTGTAACCGTCAAGTAGTTTTGAACACTTTTTGCTCATTAATTTTGAACACTTTTCGATTGGAATACAGACTTTCTGTACTTGATTCGATGACTAGACCCATTTAAATGAATGACTTCAGCCCGGTGAAGGAGCCTATCTAGGATCGCTGTGGTAATTCCCTGATCGCCCATTAATTCTCCCCACTCCTCTGGGCCTTTGTTGGACGTCAGTATTATAGAACTTCGTTCATACAAATGATTCACTAACTGGAAAAACAGGTTGGCCTCTTGTTGGTCCATTGCCATATACATGAGGTCATCGATGATGACCAGATCGGCGTCCCTAATACGTTTAAGGCGCAACTGTGCTTTTCGGATGTACTCCTCAGTCTTTAAAAGAGGCACCAGCTCTCCCATGGAGATGAAGACCACACGTTGGCCTTGTTGGGGTAGTACCAACATTTTAACGGAAAACTCACGCTAAGACAGTTTTTACCATATAAATCCCGGAATTCTGTACGCTAAAGAATTCCGGGATTGTTTAATTTATTACTTGTATCCTTATGAAGACTCACGTTCTGGGATACGGTTATTTGAATGATGTGCTCTTACGCTATCGGGGTTACTTCCCAAGATACATGTAAAATATACAGTTAATAATGGATATTATCTCCATCCTTAGCTATATATTTCTTTTTTGTGCTTTTTGATAACGTGGATATTGTTCATAGCTAGGGATACAGCCAAGTCTGTAACAAAAGAAAGAGAATAAAAATAAGCTCATTCCGTATAATTCTTTAGCATTTGACCAAAATACGATATAGAGGTGATCACATGAAAAAAGGCAGGAAAATACTCTTGTGTAGTTTACTGTTATTTTTAATGTTAAGTAACACAGGGTACGCTAACAAGAAAGATGAAGGAAGTATAGAGTCTGAAGAACCAATGACTACAGAAGAACTGTATAAATCCATGGGCTACACAAAAGCTGAAAAAGCAGTACAAAAATATGAAAATAAATTCGATACCAACATAAACTTTCCCAAAGTAATGCCTTTCCAAGCTAAATTACAATTTGGAAAAATTGAAGATAACAGACTTACCCTCGAATTTATAGGTGAAAGCAAAAAACAACTTTTTAAAATACATGTGGAGCCAAGTAATTCTACCAAGCAACTGACTAATAAAAAATTGAAAGATGGGACAGAAGTATTTATAAAACATGTGGGGCCAAATCCAAATAAACCGAGTATTTCTTGGTTACATCTTAAGAGAGATAATCAAAAATACGGTTTAGGTTTGAATTATTACAAAAAAGATGTAAGGCAAGACAAGCTTATAAAAGCAGCAGAATCCCTTCAATAAATAAAAAGGACAGGAAAAAACCTGTCCTTTTTATTTAATTATAATATTGTAGGTATGCACGAGCATGAGATCTACCTTGTGTGGAATCTCCACTTTTCAATACGATATGATAAAATCCGCTATGAGGAGCTGTCACGCTATCAAAGCCATCGCCCCCACCACCACTAGCTCCAACGCTATCAAGTTGATTTAAATTACCATCATAGACATACGCACCAACTTGAAAAACACTATCGCTATATGTGCTTACACCAAAATAAATTTCGCCACCACTAGGTACATAAATGGTACGTGAACTATAGCCTATTTTATCTCCTGGATAGATGGTAACTGCTTGACACCTAACATAAGATGTAGAACAAT
It encodes the following:
- a CDS encoding PBECR4 domain-containing protein encodes the protein MLGVKGLHKLSEKPNISKISMKLLLEYYEEYLKPYSFTYELEDGQVIDLNFEKEHFCHLIGVETVAKNVYRNEAVLKRYKGELGYRRIDDGEITFQHLKNLKHRRSGKSKFKSIKDKLIFFYLIPHALESSEVILEYKIIHNAIKCKMLIYDITHGVCVNIGVDEDEDTPGYHFMRTFLIERITQNNDGLKFVSGQPSVFVKKITKTEVSSGKVVLVKSPNQSEVEEKKNN
- a CDS encoding type I restriction endonuclease subunit R, giving the protein MTKLSHNDEAEVERRLIEVLGEGYNQWNYRPDLKSEDDLWKNLRKIVTQNNLSEIGEHPITDKEFDTIKTELLLKTKTPFDAARWLKGENGIARITIERENASLGPMSLVLYSNHDIGGGISTYEVVHQIAKQKTNVDDRDRRFDVTLLINGLPIVQIELKQASAKDGVFQAFNQVKKYAEEGMFRGNIFSTLQLFVVSNEQTTRYFANAMPKDMHKKFLFSWRTTENRKVENLYEFVKQVLNIPDAHRLIAYYTIVSEDQDNKTLMVLHPYQVHAIEALFKSAVKHESGFVWHATGSGKTLTSFVSTKLLARKPGVDRTIMLIDRKDLDSQTTTEFTKFASEFNTGISSGYANSNSLIVGTGSAKELSSTLLSDANSNTIIITTRQKLESALRHAQKVEEKKGTQRFKKLLGQHIVFIVDECHRALSAEGMESMKEFFPNSTWFGFTGTPIFNVNKKQAKGQLARTTRDQYGEALHAYTIKNALEDGAVLGFQVEHEDTIEPTSLNNYIFDQLRQNAKYDSTNDEINDLIDQMDGIEKETYIEPSSFERDEHIQKVIHKIFRPDNAYSKFDFQNGRPQKSSILTTSSIDMAKRYYHAIKEMTKNPEWLNKEFAEHPIRKGRTIEDSDFPRIAITYSLQENEENATQNQDEMKEIIKDYNDYYDTAWSIEDMERYNGDINNRLARKKAEFKEFGKQIDLVIVVDRLLTGFDAPTVQTLFVDRNLSYANLIQAFSRTNRTYPEKTKGLIVTFRKPYTMEQNVQEATKLYSREQEESTLIYPTYDESKKRFKKAHKTLKSVVPNPNDINEHSPLDTRIEFVKTFQELNNSYEALVTYNEYNDEVEQSKALQNQVLTIEEYIGVYNTIKGSLVDEQDTDEPEPDFSDIEFYGENAIKIYDIDSTYIDKLLETYSANNKNIRDDIEKALQKLEKSEIVKNVYRAILNAIDAEEVDTDEDIFIVKRGFFTEARNKAIEEFANTWFVEENDLHLSAIQYLIGIDPIPNIGSIINSKQFDKYKAVNPDAKPLKYGPEMKRQWRKTLDEVIIPLDDELR